In Naumovozyma castellii chromosome 1, complete genome, one DNA window encodes the following:
- the HEM13 gene encoding coproporphyrinogen oxidase (ancestral locus Anc_3.282), which translates to MSSYSIMPAPQDKTHLPIRQQMEALIRRKQAEITKGLESLDTVKFHADSWTRGNDGGGGTSMVIANGSTFEKGGVNVSVVYGNLTPTAVLAMKDDHKNLKLPKDPKTGLPVPDGVKFFACGLSMVIHPKNPHAPTTHLNYRYFETWNPDGTPQSWWFGGGADLTPFYLYEEDAKHFHELHKKALDKHDKTLYPKYKKWCDEYFYIAHRKETRGIGGIFFDDFDDRDPQEILKICEDCFDAFLPSYLPIIEKRKDMPYTEEEKQWQLIRRGRYVEFNLIYDRGTQFGLRTPGSRVESILMSLPEHASWLYNHHPAPGSREAKLLEVTTNPREWA; encoded by the coding sequence ATAATGCCTGCTCCACAAGACAAAACTCATTTGCCAATTAGGCAACAAATGGAGGCCCTTATCCGCCGTAAGCAAGCCGAAATTACTAAGGGTCTTGAATCTTTAGATACTGTCAAGTTCCATGCAGATTCTTGGACTCGTGGTAATGacggtggtggtggtactTCCATGGTTATCGCTAATGGTTCCACTTTTGAAAAGGGTGGTGTCAACGTTTCTGTCGTTTACGGAAATTTGACTCCAACTGCCGTCTTGGCTATGAAGGATGACCATAAGAACTTGAAATTACCAAAGGATCCAAAGACTGGTTTACCTGTCCCAGATGGTGTTAAGTTCTTTGCCTGTGGGTTATCTATGGTTATTCATCCAAAGAATCCTCATGCTCCAACTACCCATTTGAATTACCGTTACTTTGAAACCTGGAATCCAGATGGAACTCCACAATCTTGGTGGTTCGGTGGTGGTGCCGATTTGACTCCATTCTATCTTTATGAAGAAGATGCTAAGCATTTCCATGAATTACATAAGAAGGCCTTGGACAAGCACGATAAGACCCTTTATCCAAAATACAAGAAATGGTGTGATGAATATTTCTATATTGCTCATCGTAAGGAAACTCGTGGTATTGGTGGTATCTTCTTTGATGATTTCGATGACCGTGATCCACAAGAAATCTTAAAGATCTGTGAAGATTGTTTCGATGCTTTCCTACCTTCTTACTTGccaataattgaaaagagaaaggaTATGCCATacactgaagaagaaaaacaatGGCAATTGATTAGACGTGGTAGATACGTTGAATTCAACTTAATTTACGATAGAGGTACTCAATTCGGTTTGAGAACCCCTGGTTCAAGAGTGGAATCTATTTTGATGAGTTTGCCAGAACATGCTTCCTGGTTATATAACCATCATCCTGCTCCTGGTTCAAGGGAAGCCAAATTATTGGAAGTTACCACTAACCCAAGAGAATGGGCTTAA
- the RPC11 gene encoding DNA-directed RNA polymerase III core subunit RPC11 (ancestral locus Anc_3.283) has product MLSFCPLCNNMLLITTADSGVYTLTCRSCPYEFPIEGIEIYDRKTLPRKEVDDVLGGGWDNVDQTKVQCPNYEKCGGESAYFFQLQIRSADEPMTTFYKCVNCAHRWKEN; this is encoded by the coding sequence ATGTTATCATTTTGCCCTCTATGTAACAATATGCTACTGATAACCACTGCTGATAGCGGGGTATACACATTGACGTGCCGTTCATGCCCATACGAGTTCCCCATCGAAGGAATAGAAATATACGATAGGAAAACGCTACCAAGGAAGGAGGTGGATGATGTTCTTGGTGGTGGATGGGATAATGTTGATCAGACAAAGGTGCAATGTCCTAATTATGAGAAATGTGGTGGTGAGAGTGCttatttcttccaattgcAAATTAGATCCGCTGATGAACCTATGACAACTTTTTACAAGTGCGTGAATTGTGCCCATAGATGGAAGGAAAATTGA
- the BAP3 gene encoding amino acid transporter BAP3 (ancestral locus Anc_3.284) translates to MPRNVIQPNKEKTVDYSSTEYLPNELESPSFNLDATEESRSGLVHRFVDSFKRAQDSTENDLEDGTKPLGDASHLKKAMKSRHVIMMCVGTGIGTGLLVANASGLSYGGPGSLVIGYVLVSFVTYFMIQAAGEMAVAYPTLPGNFNSYTSMFISKPFGFATVWLFFIQWLTVFPLELITASLTIKYWNDKINADVFIVIFYVFLLFIHFFGVKAYGEAEFIFNSCKVLMIAGFIILSIVINCGGAGKDGYIGAKYWRDPGSFAEGDSVEKFKGICYILVTAYFSYGGAELFSLSVNEQENPRKSTPQAAKQSIYRILIIYLLTMILIGFNVPHNNDQLMGSGGSATHASPYVLAASIHGVKVVPHFINAVILISVISVANSALYASPRLMCSLAEQGYAPKFLDYVDREGRPLRALILCAVFGVIGFVSASSKEEEVFTWLAAIAGLSELFTWSGIMLSHVRFRQCMKLHGRSEEEIGFRAVTGIWGSMYGISFNMLVFIAQFWVALAPPSLHGKVDAESFFQSYLAAPIWLFFYFGYMLYKRDFTFLVPLDKIDLNFHRRIYDPELIRQEDEENKEKIKNSSVWVRMFHFWC, encoded by the coding sequence ATGCCAAGAAACGTTATACAACCGAACAAGGAAAAGACTGTGGACTATTCGTCGACAGAATATCTTCCAAACGAGTTAGAATCTCCATCATTCAACCTCGATGCAACTGAGGAATCTAGATCTGGTCTAGTTCACAGATTCGTCGACTCATTCAAGAGGGCTCAAGATTCTACAGAAAATGATCTCGAAGATGGGACGAAACCATTAGGTGATGCTTCACATTTAAAGAAGGCCATGAAGTCAAGACATGTCATCATGATGTGTGTTGGTACCGGTATCGGTACGGGTCTTCTAGTGGCTAATGCTTCAGGGCTATCCTACGGGGGGCCCGGTTCATTAGTTATTGGTTATGTATTGGTTTCCTTTGTTACTTATTTCATGATTCAAGCCGCAGGTGAAATGGCCGTCGCATACCCTACATTACCgggaaatttcaattcttatACATCAATGTTCATTTCTAAACCATTCGGTTTCGCTACAGTATGGTTATTTTTCATCCAATGGTTAACTGTGTTCCCATTAGAATTGATCACCGCATCATTAACTATCAAATACTGGAATGATAAAATCAATGCTGATGTATTCATTGTCATCTTCTACGTGttcttattatttattcatttcTTTGGTGTCAAAGCTTACGGTGAAGCTgaatttatcttcaattcatGTAAAGTTCTGATGATTGCTGGGTTTATCATATTATCAATCGTAATCAACTGTGGTGGTGCAGGTAAAGATGGTTATATTGGTGCAAAATATTGGAGAGATCCAGGTTCTTTTGCTGAAGGTGATTCCgtggaaaaatttaaaggtATTTGTTACATCTTAGTCACCGCATATTTCTCCTATGGTGGTGCTGAATTATTCTCATTATCTGTCAATGAACAAGAGAATCCAAGAAAATCTACCCCTCAAGCTGCCAAACAAAGTATATACCGTATCTTaatcatttatttgttgACAATGATTTTAATTGGGTTTAACGTCCCTCATAATAACGATCAACTAATGGGGTCGGGTGGATCCGCAACACATGCATCCCCATACGTCCTGGCCGCATCAATTCATGGTGTTAAAGTGGTTCCTCATTTTATCAATGCTGTCATTTTGATCTCTGTTATTTCTGTCGCAAATTCAGCTCTTTATGCATCTCCAAGATTGATGTGTTCCCTTGCTGAACAAGGTTATGCTCCAAAATTCTTAGATTATGTTGACAGAGAAGGTAGACCATTACGTGCTCTAATACTTTGTGCTGTTTTTGGTGTCATTGGGTTTGTCTCTGCATCATCCAAGGAGGAAGAAGTCTTCACTTGGTTAGCTGCCATTGCAGGGTTAAGTGAACTTTTCACTTGGTCAGGAATTATGCTTTCTCACGTCCGTTTTAGACAATGTATGAAACTACATGGTAGATCCGAGGAAGAAATTGGTTTCAGAGCTGTTACTGGTATCTGGGGGTCAATGTACGGGATCTCCTTTAACATGCTGGTGTTCATTGCCCAATTTTGGGTCGCTCTTGCCCCACCAAGTCTTCATGGTAAAGTAGATGCTGAGTCATTCTTCCAAAGTTACTTAGCTGCACCAATTTGGCTATTCTTTTACTTCGGCTACATGCTTTATAAGAGAGATTTCACATTTTTAGTCCCACTGGATAAAATTGACCTAAATTTCCACAGAAGAATCTATGATCCTGAACTGATAAGAcaggaagatgaagaaaataaggaaaaaatcaaaaattccTCTGTGTGGGTTAGAATGTTCCATTTCTGGTGCTAA
- the HEM12 gene encoding uroporphyrinogen decarboxylase HEM12 (ancestral locus Anc_3.294): MENMRDEFPPLKNDLLLRVLRGEEVERPPCWLMRQAGRYLPEYHEAKGGRDFFETCRDAEIASEITIQPIKHFQGLIDAAIIFSDILVIPQAMGMKVEMIEGKGPSFPHPLREVSDVIEVLDYKVDVLKELDWAFKSINLTRWKLNGEVPLFGFCGGPWTLLVYMTEGGGSRIFRYAKQWINEHPDLCKRLLQRITDVAVEFLSQQVVAGAQVLQVFESWGGELSSLDFDEFSLPYLKQIVSKVPRRLQELGITEKIPMIVFAKNSWYALDKLCDSGFDAVSLDWTWDPKEAVSINKGRVTLQGNLDPGVIYGSKEVITKKTEEMIKRFGGGKKNYIVNFGHGTSPFMDPEQIRFFLEECHRIGSKK, from the coding sequence ATGGAGAACATGAGAGACGAATTTCCaccattgaagaatgaTCTTTTACTAAGAGTATTAAGAGGTGAAGAAGTAGAAAGGCCACCATGTTGGTTAATGAGACAAGCGGGAAGATACTTACCTGAATATCACGAAGCTAAGGGCGGAAGAGACTTCTTCGAGACATGTCGTGATGCTGAGATTGCTTCAGAGATTACAATCCAACCAATTAAACATTTTCAAGGGTTGATTGATGCTGCAATCATATTTAGCGATATCCTTGTAATTCCTCAAGCAATGGGGATGAAAGTTGAAATGATTGAAGGGAAGGGTCCATCTTTTCCTCACCCCTTAAGAGAAGTTAGTGACGTAATTGAAGTTCTCGATTATAAAGTGGATGTATTAAAGGAATTAGATTGGGCTTTCAAGTCCATTAATTTGACTAGATGGAAACTGAATGGTGAGGTGCCCTTATTTGGATTCTGTGGTGGACCATGGACTTTATTGGTTTACATGACGGAAGGAGGTGGATCTCGTATCTTTAGATATGCTAAGCAATGGATCAATGAACATCCTGATCTGTGTAAGAGGTTATTACAGAGGATTACCGATGTGGCCGTAGAATTTCTGTCTCAGCAGGTCGTTGCAGGTGCCCAAGTCTTACAAGTTTTTGAAAGCTGGGGTGGtgaattatcatctttggattttgatgaattctCTTTACCctatttgaaacaaattGTCAGCAAAGTCCCCAGAAGACTACAAGAATTGGGAATCACGGAAAAAATTCCAATGATTGTATTTGCAAAGAATTCTTGGTATGCTCTTGATAAATTGTGTGATTCTGGATTTGATGCAGTATCTTTAGATTGGACATGGGATCCAAAGGAGGCCGTGTCGATTAACAAAGGGAGAGTTACATTACAAGGTAACCTTGATCCAGGTGTTATTTATGGTTCGAAGGAAGTTATCACCAAGAAGACCGAAGAAATGATCAAAAGATTTGGAGGtgggaagaagaattatatCGTTAATTTTGGTCATGGAACTAGTCCCTTTATGGATCCAGAACAAATTAGATTCTTCTTGGAAGAATGTCACAGAATTGGTTCCAAGAAATGA
- the VMS1 gene encoding Vms1p (ancestral locus Anc_3.293), with amino-acid sequence MISNKYKKHDLYVYELSPTILDSLRLLYFDNNLNQVSKPVQEKEEFAIPSDEQSINALKTKDVSTILHCNVCQINFDDRALQKLHYQTDFHTLNLKRNLKNLPIITVEDFERDRGRQESSKEKSSSEPDSDLNLIDEMEEDSSASDKDDETNDIYEESVRDISHRLEDLSTNEEDTILISHLNTKSAHIYFQSSLLPETEIFGIYKSLFDKTTISNPYETLKLWNTGSSEVGAISALFMVGGGHFAGAIVSHQRVNVGGNAKKQDVNFQEQAVLFLEHKTFHRYTTRRKQGGSQSAMDNAKGKANSAGSTLRRYNEAALKIDIENLLKDWEPYLAKCENIFLRARSAQDRRVFVESTCIKKEDPRLKNFPFTTSRPTVAELRRAWCELTYLKRLSKPEPLMTKVPLTENTSKKRQAQKEPVSTPQSKEEKHTEELISLLKKGRAPLLIAYLRKNKLDVNFHLEPESQYISTPSLLHYASQNGLKQMVMILLSNMKADPCIKNNIGRTAWDMTKDKKVKQAFQISRYNLGEKFTNWEESHIDRAVSREEVDKLNEEEENLAKQETSDIMKKELEAAKERQMKEKEAKRGVGRKLEPGAISIEQNLNSLTDEQRRRFMREQRARAAEARLQNNKGK; translated from the coding sequence ATGATTTCtaataaatataagaaGCATGACCTTTACGTTTATGAACTGTCCCCAACGATATTGGATTCACTGAGGCTACTATATTTcgataataatttaaatcaaGTGAGTAAGCCTGTccaagaaaaggaagagTTTGCAATTCCCTCTGATGAACAATCAATAAATGCCCTGAAAACCAAAGATGTTTCCACTATTTTGCATTGTAACGTTTGTCAAATTAACTTTGATGATAGAGCTCTCCAAAAGTTACATTACCAAACTGATTTCCACACtctaaatttaaaaagaaactTAAAAAACCTCCCAATTATCACAGTGGAAGACTTCGAAAGAGATAGGGGAAGACAGGAATCTAGCAAAGAGAAATCAAGTTCGGAGCCAGACTCTGATcttaatttaattgatgagATGGAAGAGGACTCAAGCGCTAGtgataaagatgatgaaactaATGATATATATGAAGAATCTGTTCGGGATATCTCGCATAGATTAGAAGATCTTTCTactaatgaagaagatacaATCCTAATAAGTCATTTGAATACAAAATCTGCTCACATTTATTTCCAATCCAGTCTTCTGCCAGAAACTGAGATTTTTGGTATCTACAAGTCCCTATTTGACAAGACTACTATTTCGAATCCATATGAGACATTGAAACTATGGAATACTGGATCTTCAGAAGTTGGAGCAATTTCAGCTCTTTTCATGGTTGGCGGTGGTCATTTTGCAGGAGCAATTGTTTCACACCAGAGAGTAAATGTGGGTGGTAACGCCAAGAAACAGGATGTCAATTTTCAGGAGCAAGCTGTCCTTTTCTTAGAACATAAGACTTTCCACAGGTATACGACTAGAAGAAAGCAAGGTGGTTCTCAGTCAGCAATGGATAATGCAAAAGGGAAAGCGAATTCTGCCGGGTCCACTTTGCGTAGATATAATGAGGCAGCTCTTAAGAtagatattgaaaacttGTTAAAAGATTGGGAACCATACTTAGCAAAGTGTGAAAACATCTTCCTACGGGCTCGTAGTGCACAAGATAGGAGAGTATTTGTAGAATCTACCTGTATCAAAAAAGAAGACCCTAGATTAAAAAACTTCCCATTTACCACCAGCAGGCCTACAGTTGCTGAACTAAGAAGGGCTTGGTGTGAATTGACTTATCTGAAGAGGCTTTCTAAGCCCGAACCACTAATGACAAAGGTTCCACTAACTGAGAACACCTCAAAAAAGAGACAAGCACAGAAGGAGCCGGTATCAACACCACAGagcaaagaagaaaaacataCTGAAGAGTTGATATCTTTGTTGAAAAAAGGGAGAGCGCCTTTATTAATTGCATATCTAAGAAAAAACAAGTTGGACGTAAACTTCCACTTAGAACCTGAATCTCAGTATATTTCAACACCAAGTCTGCTGCATTATGCGTCACAAAATGGTCTCAAGCAGATGGTTATGATTTTGCTTTCTAATATGAAGGCCGATCCCTGTATTAAAAACAACATTGGCAGGACTGCATGGGACATGACTAAAGATAAAAAGGTGAAGCAAGCATTTCAGATATCTAGGTACAACCTCGGAGAAAAATTCACGAATTGGGAAGAATCACACATTGATAGAGCTGTAAGCAGAGAGGAGgttgataaattaaatgaagaggaagaaaacCTTGCGAAGCAAGAAACAAGTGACATCATGAAAAAAGAACTAGAGGCAGCGAAAGAAAGACagatgaaagaaaaagaggCTAAAAGAGGAGTTGGAAGAAAACTGGAGCCCGGTGCTATATCAATCgaacaaaatttaaattcacTCACTGAtgaacaaagaagaaggtttATGCGTGAACAGCGTGCAAGAGCTGCCGAGGCGAGATTACAAAACaataaaggaaaataa
- the HSP26 gene encoding chaperone protein HSP26 (ancestral locus Anc_3.291), with amino-acid sequence MSFNSPFFHFFDTINNDVDYFNRMLDNSYPEKRQRLIGGNEAPKASDRQLAKANVGTDIDPFGPLDNWFDNDLSLFPTNFASSTAVAVPVDILDHEKNYELKITVPGVKSKKDIDLEYHKNKNQIIVSGEVPSTATEENKQKIKVKERASGKFKRVIALPDYPPIDADNIKADYSSGVLTLTVPKLKPKKGEKDHVQKIEISSEESWGN; translated from the coding sequence ATGTCATTTAACAGTCCATTTTTCCACTTTTTCGATACAATTAACAATGATGTCGATTACTTCAACAGAATGTTGGATAATTCCTACCCAGAAAAGCGTCAGAGATTAATTGGAGGTAACGAGGCACCAAAGGCATCCGATAGGCAATTAGCAAAGGCCAATGTGGGTACTGATATTGACCCCTTTGGTCCATTAGATAACTGgtttgataatgatttatcTTTATTCCCAACTAATTTTGCTTCTTCAACAGCGGTGGCAGTTCCAGTTGATATCTTGGATCATGAAAAGAATTATGAATTAAAGATCACTGTTCCAGGTGTTAAGtcaaagaaagatattgatttaGAATACCACAAGAATAAAAACCAAATTATTGTTAGTGGTGAAGTTCCTTCAACAGCaacagaagaaaacaaacaGAAAATTAAGGTTAAGGAACGTGCTTCTGGTAAGTTTAAGAGAGTAATTGCCTTGCCAGATTATCCTCCAATCGATGCTGACAACATTAAGGCTGATTATTCAAGTGGTGTCTTGACTTTAACTGTCCCAAAGTTGAAGCCAAAAAAGGGAGAAAAAGATCATGttcaaaagattgaaatttcttctgaAGAATCGTGGGGCAATTAA
- the NCAS0A10720 gene encoding uncharacterized protein (ancestral locus Anc_3.290), producing MLRLSSGSTKNNKELEKRHSPMLEKKPKNSLNKSFQIKNRSLDILTHERKQHPQVRQVRGSATENKLKRCSVSLDANMVRDYKLALEHLDSSRKPYLRSPAKSASDSSISSNSSSISSLFENDITIRDVLYEDFLNSCEQEDIIINSDKRIPGPGRESMSIISIKKEDSKIKESEGIYEPSIYETFNDDTRIHARTELIFY from the coding sequence ATGTTACGTTTATCTAGTGGATCAACAAAAAACAACAAGGAACTGGAAAAGAGACATTCCCCAATGTTAGAGAAGAAACCTAAGAACTCACTCAATAAAagctttcaaataaaaaatagatctcttgatattttaacCCATGAAAGGAAGCAACACCCACAAGTCCGACAAGTGAGAGGGTCAGCAACagaaaacaaattaaaaagaTGTAGTGTCTCCTTAGATGCTAACATGGTGCGTGATTATAAACTTGCCTTAGAACATCTAGACTCCTCAAGAAAACCATATCTAAGGTCTCCCGCCAAGAGTGCCTCCGATTCAAGTATTTCCTCGAATTCAAGCTCAATATCTTCcctttttgaaaatgatatcACTATTAGAGATGTCCTATACGAGGATTTTTTGAACTCGTGCGAACAAGAGGACATAATCATCAATTCGGATAAAAGAATACCTGGTCCTGGAAGGGAAAGTATGTCCATAATATCAATTAAGAAGGAAGATAGTAAGATTAAGGAGTCGGAAGGGATTTATGAACCGAGCATTTACGAAAcatttaatgatgatacAAGAATACACGCAAGAACCGAGTTAATATTTTACTAG
- the ALG14 gene encoding N-acetylglucosaminyldiphosphodolichol N-acetylglucosaminyltransferase anchoring subunit ALG14 (ancestral locus Anc_3.289) — protein sequence MDIFYLTSAILLILTAYIFRFISILPFYRTHPNDRILTAHKGTNGPLHIFVFLGSGGHTGEMLRILQNYKETLLNQDNVLYVGYSDIDSRNKFSKLLQSACKVEYIEFKKAREVNSGLLASLKSIFLTLMTSLLNVIRIRKSIAFKPHLILLNGPGTCCILVLWFKLLEWILLFSSSSNIIYIESLARINSLSLTGKIVYWMADEFIVQWKELELSCAPRAKYFGILT from the coding sequence ATGGATATATTCTATCTTACCTCAGCAATACTTCTTATTTTAACAGCCTACATCTTTCGATTCATATCAATATTGCCATTCTACCGAACGCATCCCAATGATAGAATATTGACAGCTCATAAAGGCACCAACGGGCCATTACATATATTTGTATTCTTAGGTTCTGGTGGACATACTGGAGAAATGCTACgaattttacaaaattatAAGGAAACTCTACTGAACCAAGACAATGTTCTCTATGTAGGGTATTCTGATATTGATTCACGCAACAAATTCTCAAAACTATTACAATCAGCTTGTAAGGTGGAATATATAGAATTTAAGAAGGCGAGAGAAGTGAATTCAGGTCTTTTGGCAAGCTTAAAAAGTATCTTCTTGACATTGATGACTTCGTTATTAAATGTCATCCGAATTCGTAAATCGATCGCTTTCAAACCGCATCTAATTCTATTGAATGGACCTGGCACCTGCTGTATCCTGGTTCTTTGGTTTAAGTTATTGGAATGGATTTTGttattttcctcttccagtaatattatatatattgaatCATTAGCAAGAATTAATAGTCTGAGCTTAACAGGTAAGATAGTATATTGGATGGCCGATGAATTCATTGTTCAATGGAAGGAATTAGAACTTTCCTGTGCACCAAGAGCAAAATATTTCGGTATTCTTACATAA